GAAGACCTATATACAGATAATGACATGCTTACCAAGTTGTTACAAGCATACGAAGAACGTTGTAAAGGTAAGAAAACCTTAATTTTTAACAACGGTATAAATACCTCTTTGCATGTTTACGACACCTTTAGAAGAGCTGGGTACCCGGTTGCTCATCTTGATAATACCAATAGCAAAAAAGAGCGTGCCATGATCCTTAAATGGTTTAAAAAAACACCAGACGCTATTTTATCATCAGTTAGTATTTTAACTACTGGTTTTGATGAGCCGACGGTAGATAGCATTATTTTGAATCGTGCAACGAAGTCATTAACGCTTTATTATCAAATGATTGGTCGTGGTTCTCGTATCTTAAAAAATAAAAAAACTTTTAGTGTTATAGATTTAGGTAACAATTTTCACCGCTTCGGTCCATGGGGCGATAATTTAGATTGGCAACGTATATTTAAATCGCCCAATTATTATTTAGATTCTATTTTAAGTGATGATGAACTTGAAAGCAATTTCAGATATGAAATGCCAGACGAATTGCGTGCAGAGTTTTCAAAATCTAAAGAGGTCTATTTTGATATTCAAAAAACATATGTAGACTCTATTAGAAACGGAGAGTCTTCCAAAGTGGTTTTAGAACGTTCTATTGAACAGCATGGCTATATATGTGTTGAAAATAGCGAAGATGTTTATGACGCGTTAGGATTGGCTAAAAAGCTAGGTGATGATATCGATTTTAGAATTCAACGTTATACGAAGTGTATTAGTAAAAGCACTTTTAATTTTGTTGAATGGTTAAAAGACGATTACAAAAAAAAGCTAAACTCCTATTTGAGATCTAATTTTGACGACGTTTTCGAAAGTATTCACGGCTATCCGCCAGAAGATTAATGAAATCAATTACGAATTATCAATTATTCATTGTCAATTGATAATTGATAATTGTGAAAGAAGGCGTATCTTTGCAAGATCGTAAATAAAAGTATGCCAACATTTTCAGATTTAGGGGTTCAAAAAGACTTTGTAAAAGCACTTAAGGAACTAGAAATTAAAACCCCAACCGATATACAGGAACAAACCATTCCTGTATTGTTAGAATCCACTACAGATTTTATTGGTTTAGCACAAACAGGTACGGGCAAAACAGCGGCTTATGGATTACCTATTCTACATCAAATAGACACGTCATTAAATCACGTACAAGCTTTGATATTAGCACCAACACGTGAGTTGGTTCAGCAAATAAAGAAGCAACTTTTTAAATTTACAAAATATTCCGAAGAAAAAATATTTGCAGAAGGTGTTTACGGTGGTGAAAAAATAGAAAAACAGATTTCAGCTTTAAGGAGAACAACTCATATTATCATTGCAACTCCAGGACGCTTATTGGATTTAATAGAACGCGACCATGTTAACATCAAACACATTAAAACGCTTGTGTTGGATGAAGCTGATGAGATGCTAAGTATGGGTTTTAAAGAGGATTTGAATAAGATATTAAAACATAATACAGGGAAACGACACACATGGTTATTTTCTGCAACGATGCCTGAAGAGATACAACGTATTATAAAAACTTATATGTCACCAAATGCTATTAGAGTAGAGGTGAACAAGGAAGATTTGGTAAACGTTAATATCACGCACCAGTATATTTCAACAACTATTAAAGAAAAATTTAATATCTTAGTAACATTGTTAGGTAGAACAAAGGATGAACGAGGTATTATTTTTTGTAGAACCAAAGCAGGGACTAAAGATTTAACCGAAAAATTGCAAGACGAAGGCTTTTCCGTTGGTGCTTTAGAAGGCGATATGCAACAAAAAGAACGTGATAAAGTGATGCGTGCTTTTAAAAATGGTTCATTACAAGTTTTAATTTCTACCGATGTGTCTGCAAGAGGTATTGATGTTGATAATTTATCATTTGTTATTCATCATCAACTTCCAGAGCAATTAGAATATTATACCCATAGAAGTGGAAGAACTGCCCGAGCAGGGAAAAAAGGACATTCTATAGCATTAATAATTCCTGGAGAATTACAAAAAATACACGATATTCAAAAGGCTTTGAATATTCAAATAAAAGAAATAATCATATAATTAATTAATACTGTTAACATAAACAATGGCAAAATCGCAAGTTACTTTTAATAAAATTGAAAAAGAAAAGAAACGCTTAAAAAAACGAGAAGATAAGCAAAAGAAAAAAGATGCTCGTAAAGCAGAAGCAAAAGAAAACCCACAAGGTATTCAGTTTGCTTATGTAGACTATAATGGTAATTTAACCGATACTCCTCCAGATCCTAATTCTAAAGTAAAAGTGGATGCAGAAAGTATTGAATTAGGTATTCCAAAGAAAGAAGACAGAGGTGAAGAGGAACCAACAGGAAAAGAAGGTAAAGTTTCATTTTTTGATACCTCTAAAGGTTTTGGTTTTATTCTAGATAGCATCAATCAAGAAAAATACTTTGTACACGTAAGTGGTTTGTTAGAACCAATTAAAGAAAACGATAAAGTTTCTTACGAATTGGAACGCGGGCAAAAAGGTATGAATGCAGTTCGAGTAAAAAAGATTTAACTCGATTATCATATAGTTTATTTTAATAATTTATGAGTATTCCTCGTAAAGCCATACTCATTATAATAGCATTTTTTGCTATATATGTTATTTGGGGTTCTACATATCTGCTTAATAAAATTGTAGTTACAGAAGTAGCACCCTTATATTTGGCTTCTATCCGTTTTACCACAGCATCTGTTTTAATTTTTATAATTGCCAAAGCTATGAAGCTTAGTCTTGCTATTAGCATGCGGCAATTATTAAATAACACGCTTGCTGGTTTTCTTTTTCTGGTATATGGCAACGGTGTTTTTGTTTGGGCATTAAAATATGTTGATAGCGGTTTTGGGGCTCTTGAAGCATCTATACAACCGTTAATGGTTTTGGTGATGATGCGTATGATAGATGGAAAGAAAATCCAAAAAAAATCCATAATAGGTATTTCTCTCGGAATTATTGGTATGTATTTGCTGGTTAGCCAACAACAATTAATTTATCAAAAAGACAGTTTAATAGGTATCATCATGATTTTTACCTGCGTAATAAGCTGGAGTTCGGGGAGTTTGTTTGTAGCAAGAACCCAATTAGGACCTAATTACTTTGTAAATACCGCTTACCAAATGCTAAGTTCAGGCATATTACTTTCTATATTTAGTCTCTTATTGGGAGAAACTTGGTTATCTCCTTTACAATGGAGTTCTTCTGCTCAAGGCGCTATGGGGCTTCTTATAATATTTGGAAGCATTGTAGCCTTTACAGCATTTAATTATTTACTTAAAGAAGTCTCTACTGAAAAAGTATCTACTTCTGCTCTTGTAAATCCTATTATTGCTTTAATTTTAGGTTGGTATATTTTAGACGAACAAATTACAGGACAATCTATAGTAGCTGCTATTATTTTATTAACAGGTGTGTATTTTATCAATTCGAGGCGTGCTATCAAACCAAGAATGCATGGACGTTAGGAATGCTATAAAATTTATGATTTTAAGCACCATGGCATTTGCTTGTATGAATGTGGTAGTTAAGTATCTAGACAATGTAAATACGTACCAAATTGTGTTTTTTAGGTCGTTAGGATCTTTATTTTTTACTTTTGGTTACCTGTTAAAAAACAAAATTCCTCTCATAGGAAATAAAAATAAACTCTTAATATTAAGGTCGGTAGTTGGAGCAACTTCTATGTTGTTTTTCTTTATGTCTGTTAAGTATTTATCGGTTGGTACAGCTGTTTCTTTACGTTACACAGCGCCCATTTTTGCTGCCATTTTTGCAGTTTTTATTCTTAAAGAGCAAATTAAAACCTTACAATGGTTGTTTTTTGTGGTATCGTTTATTGGGGTTTTAATCTTAAAAGGTATTGATAATCAAATGGATACTACAGGATTGTTATTGGTTATAATAGCAGCCATGCTTAGTGGTTTGGTTTATATTATGATCAACCAAATAGGTCAAAGTGAACACCCTGTAGTGGTGGTTAATTATTTCATGGTCACAGCCATGATTTTAGGAGGTGTTCTTTCTATAGGTAATTGGGTAACACCAACAGGAAACGAATGGCCCTTACTCTTTAGTTTGGGTGTTTTTGGCTATTTTGGGCAAATTTATATGACCAAAGCATTTCAAACAGCTTCCACCAATATTATTGCACCATTAAAATATGTAGAAGTCGTTTTTACCGTATTATTAGGAATAACCTTGTTTAACGAAGTTTACACGTTTTGGAGCTTATTTGGCATGGTTTTAATCATTAGCGGATTGGTTTTGAATGTGTGGTATAAAGGCAAGTTAAAGCAATAAGGTTGCTTTTTTTTATAGTAATTATGGTGTAATTTGCATTTTTTTAAAAATAGTTTTAATTACAAAGAAATATGGGGTTTAAACAAAGCATCAATCAAGTTAGAAGGCGATTAATGCATAAAATAACCAAAAGTGTAGGGAGTTCTTATTCGGAGCCTAAAATCAAACCAGGTCAACAAATAGACATTAAGAAGGTGTTAATTATCAGACCCAACCACCGATTAGGAAATCAATTACTGTTAACACCTTTGGTACAAGAGGTTATAAACACCTTTCCGGATTGTAAAATTGATTTGTTTGTAAAAGGGGGTGTTGCATATCCTGTTTTTGAAAATTACAAGCATATTAATAAAATCGTTCAGTTACCAAGAAAACCCTTCAGTAATTTATTTAAGTATGCATCTGGATGGGTATCTATTAAAAGTACTAAATACGACTTAGTAATTAATGGTGATAAAAATTCATCATCTGGGCGTTTATTAACTCAAATTGCCAATGCATCTTTTAAAGTTTTTGGAGAGGTGAATGAAGCTATTCAAAAGCAATATTCGGATCACAAGCATATTTCAAAATCGCCTATTTATAATTTACGCCATTATTTAACAAAATTAGGGTTGCCTAAAAACGAGAGTTCATTGCCTGTTTTAGATATCAAATTGAGTGATGCTGAAGTTATTCAGGGGAAGAAAATTTTGGATACTATTGTTAAAAACGATCAAAAAACCATTTGTATTTACACGAATGCTACAGGCGAGAAATGTTATTCCGAAACGTGGTGGGAAGTCTTTTATGCACGTCTGAAAAAGGAATATGCCAATTATAACATTATAGAAATGTTACCTATTGAAAACATTTCGAAAATCAATTTTAAAGCAGCTCATTTTTACAGTAAAGATGTACGCGAAATGGGGGCTATAATAAAAAACACCTCCATATTTATTGCTGCCGATAATGGTGTCATGCATTTAGCCAGCGCCTCGCTTACACCAACAGTCGGATTTTTTTCGGTAACAAATCCAGATGTTTATGAGCCTTATGGTAACGGAAGCTTGGCATTAGACACGAATAATACAAATATTGATGATTGGATGAAAGCAATTAGTACTATCTTAAAGTAACTATTAGAAAGCATTGCCATTCCTGTATTTGCCTTAAAAAAACAACTAATTTACTGTACTTTTAAAAACCATGCTATGTTTATTAAAGTTCAAGGCAATCAATTCATAAAAAACAAGCAGCCTTATCATTTTATTGGAACCAATTTTTGGTATGGTGCGCATTTGGCTGCAAAACAATCGGGCGATAGAATACGTTTATTAAAAGAACTGGATACTTTAAAGGAGCATGGCATTACTAATTTAAGAATCATGGCTGGTTCTGAAGGAGCCAATCATTCACCATATAACATTCCAGTTTCCATGCAACCCGAACTTGGAATTTATAATGAAACTATTTTAGAAGGTTTAGATTTTTTAATTACTGAGATGCATAAAAGAGATATGCATGCAGTATTGTGCTTAAGTAACTTTTGGTATTGGTCTGGGGGTATGTCACAGTATCTGTCTTGGGTTACAGGTGAAGCTATTCCGTATCCAAATAACACGAACGATTGGGAAAAGTACATGCGCTTTACAGCTGAATTCTATACAAATGAAGCGGCTATTAGTGCCTATACTTCACATGTTGAAACCATTGTGACGCGTATAAATTCAATTACTAACATACCATATTTTGACGATCCAACTATTATGAGTTGGGAATTGGCTAATGAGCCTTATGCGATTCAAAACCAAATTGAATATCTCAAATGGATTGAAGTTTCGAGCGCACATATTAAACAGTGGGCACCAAATCAATTAGTAACTATAGGAGGGGAGGGTAATACGCCTTTTCCGTGGTTTACAAATAATAACTGTTTGTCTGATTATAGTTTCGAAAGTTTCGATTATATAACCATTCATGTTTGGATTCAAAACTGGGAATGGTATAATCCGAATAATCATGATAAAACGTATAAAGCTGCTTTAAAGAAAGCTAAAAGCTATATTAACGAGCATTTGGCTATTGCATCTACATATAATAAACCTTTAGTTTTGGAAGAATTCGGAATTTCAAGAGATGATTTAGATTATACAAAACAATCATCTGTAAACCATAGAAACACCTATTTTAAGGATGTGTTTGATGTGCTTTTAGAAAATATAAATAGCAACACGGGTTTTGTAGGATGTAATTTTTGGTCTTGGGGTGGTTTTGGTAACGTGCACACACCTGGCGAGGTTTCAAATAATAACATGGAGTTTATTGGCGATCCAGCGCACGAACCCCAAGGTTGGTACAGTGTTTTTGAATCGGACCAAAGTACACTTCAACTTATAAAGACTTATAATTCAAAATTGAAAGCGTTAAATAACCGAGACATTTAGAGGAAACCAGCTCTTTAATTTTTTTAACGTTTTATTATCAGGCCATATTACTAGTATTTAGTATTTTAGACTGTGTTAAAATATTACAAGATGAAATCTATTTATTTACTTTTAGGACTTTTTATTATAGCAACAGTATCTTGTAAGTCGTCTAAATCCACCATAAGTCAACCAGAAATAGACGCCTTTACCACTATGGTTGCTAATAAACAATTTCGTATTGAGTCCGATTGGGCCTATCCACAAGTTACTACTGCGATGCAACAAGTGTTAAATTCCAGATTATTACAAGGAGGTAGTTCGGCAGGGGGTATTAATTTAATAGGAAATTCAAACTTTTTACGTATTTCTGGAGATAGCATTACATCATATTTACCTTATTTTGGTGAGCGCCAAATGAATGTGGCGTATGGCGGCGGCGATAGCGCCATTGAGTTTAAGGGTTTAATTGAAAATTACAAGGCAGTACAAAACAGCGACAATAGCTATACGATAAGTTTAGAAGCAAAAAGCCATTCAGAAAATTTTAATGTTTATATAAAGTTAAGCCCTAATTTAAGGAGTGATATGACACTTAACGGCACTTCAAGATTTCCAATACAATATAGGGGCAGTGTAGCAGCAATTAACAATCCATAAATAAATATAATTATGAAATTTACAAGAAAAGCAAATGCGCAATGGAAAGGAAGCGGTAAAGAAGGCAAAGGAACTGTTACAACAGCAAGTAATGTGCTTAATAAAACACCTTACTCATTTCATTCACGATTTGAAAACGGCACAGGTACGAATCCAGAAGAATTGGTAGGTGCAGCACACGCAGGATGTTTTGCAATGCAACTAAGTTTTTTATTAAATGAGTCCGGTTTTACAGCAACCACCTTAGATGTTTCGGCAACGGTAACGTTTGAAGATGGTAGTATTGTTCTTATAGTGTTAAATTTAGAAGGTCGTGTCCCCGATATCCGCGAGGAACAATTTATACAAATAGCAACTAAGGCTAAAGAAATTTGTCCCATTTCAAAACTTTTAAACACCACTATAGAATTAAAAACAAACTTATCTTAGGTGTACCATTAGCAACTTTTATTTGAATGGAGGAACGCTTTCTACATTATTTTAATTTATAAGAATTAGTATAGCTAAAACTCCTAATAAGCAGCGTACGTTTGTTTGGAGTTGTATGTTTTATTTTCCTCTATAAAAGCTGCTCTTTTATCCATAATGAGTCCTTTTATCGAGAATTTTTATAGTTCACAAGATTTTTTAGGAAGCAATGAGAGTAATTATTTAGTTTTAAACTAATTAATTAAGTTTCCTCATGAAAAACCTATTCATTTTATTTTGTCTTATTGCTTTTACTAGTCCAATTTCTACACTTACTGCGCAGCAATATGCGAGTGTTTTAGACGATGTGCCTCTAGATCATAAGAAACAGAATCCTATTTATTATTTATCTCTAAAGAAATTAACAAATACGGACACCATTCCAGATTTTGACTCAAAACCCAATAAACTTAAAATATCGGGTACTATTTATCAAAGCGATGGAAAAACCCCCGCCAAAGACGTGGTGCTTTTTATTTACCAAGCTGATGAAGATGGGAGTTATGAGATTAAAAAAGATGATAACCGCAAGCGCTATGTGCACCACCGTGCATGGATAAAAACGGATGCCGATGGTCATTACACCTTTTATACCTTTATGCCAGGTAAATATTTACGCAACAAGGAGTTAAAACAAATACATCGAATTATTAAAGAGCCTGGAAAAGCAGAATACAATTTAGCATCCTTCTTTTTTAATGATGATCCCCTATTACCAGACCTTACTCTAGCATGTCGTGCTCAAGCCGTACAAAGTATGCTAAGATTAGAAAAAGAAGGTGATATGTATGTGGCTACGAAAGACATTAAGCTAAATAAAACATTGCCAGTGCTAGAGCAATAATCATCGCTTTTAAAAAATTAGAGGTTCTAAATAAATCCGTGGTTATATTTGAGACATAAGAAGTATTGAGTACATAAAGAAGGGTTAGATTTTATTAAAATCTAACCCTTCTTATTTATATTTAGTATTGACATGTTAACTTCTACACTAATTTTAAGTCACCAAATTTTAGTTTACATCAACGGTCAAACAATCATCATAAGACCCATTAATATAAGTGTCTACATAATAACAGATATCTTGATCGCCAGTACTAGTCCATTTTATTAGAATACTTTCTCCATTATTATATATTTGAACGATTTCACCACCAGTGACTTCCCAATGGACTTCTTCAATTTCAGGATCATCCAAATCTAATCCATCTAAATCGATCCAATATGCGTTGGTTTCATTTAAATTGACATATGTGGGACCACGAACTTCAATATCTTGGGCAAAACCAAAGTAACCAATCATTAACATAAAAAATAAGGACATGTACCATTTATTGGTAGTTTTTGTTATTTGTTTCATTGTTTAATGTTTTAATTAATAGTTGTTTTTAATTAAAATGTAAATTTCGAAATAACATTATTTTCTCAAATATAATAAAAACATATTAAATATCCTATAATAAATTATGGTAAATTCCTATATAAATATGGTAAGGGATTACATGTTTAGTTGCTATTGCTTACAATTTTAAAGTTTTCCATAGTTATTAAATTACAATCTTTTTGCTTTTTATTTGTACTATTTCATTTTTCATTACAAAATATAAAAATCGCGTCGATAAAAAAGGAGCTTCTGTATAGCAAATAGCTTAGAACTTCTATTACAGTTTAATTAGAGGGGAGATAGTGTCACTTTTGAAGTGTTAATTTAAAATACTCAAAAAATGAAATTTTATCTCATTATAGCAAGCTTGTTAGTAACCTCATTTACTTTTACGCAAGAAACCCCTAGTAACCCATCTCTAAAAATATGGTCTTTACAAGATTGTATTGCTTATGCCTTAGAAAACAATATAACGGTAAAAGACGCTGCCTTAAACAAGAACATGGCAGAGATTGATTATAGTAAAGCAAAATCATCTAGACTCCCCAATTTATTTGGTAGTGCCTCACAGAATTTTTCGAGTGGTAATACTATAGATCCTATAACTAGCGATTATGTAACCGACCAAATTCACAGTACAAATGTGGGTGTTAATAGTTCCATAACCTTGTTTCAAGGTAATCAAATTAGCAATCAAATTAAACAAAATAAATTATGGCTCGAACAAAGTATTTTTCAAGAAGAAGTAGAAAAAAATAACATTGTTTTAAATCTTTTAGAAACTTATTTACAAACCTTATTTAGCAAAGAAAGTATTGCTATTGCCGAAAATAATTTAGCAGCTTCAGAAAAAGAAGTGCTACGTGCTAAAGCTCGTTTAGACGCAGGTACCATTGCCTTAAGCGATTATACCGAAGCACAAAGTCAAGCAGCAACTAATAAATATAATGTTATTACATCAAAAAATAACTACCAACAATACATCATTGCCCTAAAACAATTATTAGAGTTACCACCAATGGAAGCTTTAGAAATTGAAACCATAGATGAAAACATGGGTGTAATTAATCCAGAGCTAAACAAAATAGAAGTTTATAGTAAAGCTTTAAGTTTTTTACCAGAAATTCAAGCTAGTAATCTAAAAATTGCAGCAAACGAGAAGGAATTAGACATAGCTAAAGGTGGATTTTTACCCACTTTATCTTTAACAGGAAGTCTTGGTTCTGGTTATACAAGTATTAATGACAATACGTTTTCTGATCAGTTTAATGTTAATTTCAATCAAAGACTTGGTCTTTCGTTAAGCATTCCCATATTCAATAGAAACCAAACCAAAGCTGCTGTAAAAGCGGCCTCTATTAATATTGAAAAAGCCCAAATACAAAAACAAAGTACCGAAAAGGAAGTCTATAAAAAAGTAGAAACGACGTATCAAAATGCGGTATCAGCACAAGAGCAGGTTATTGCTGCTGAAGCTTCAAAAAATGCTGCTGAGCAATCGTACAAACTTGCTCAAAAAAAGTATGAATTGGGAGATTTAAGTACTACCGATTTAGTAATTAGTCAAAACACATTCACCAATGCTCAACAAAACTATTTACAGGCTAAATATTTGAATATTTTATACCATCAATTATTACAATTTTATCAAGGCAACAACATTAATCTTTAATCTACACAATCATGAAAAATAAAAAAAATATCATCATAGGAAGCGTCATACTAATCATACTTGCAATTGTAGGCTATAGTTTTATAAATCGCGACGATGCGATGGTTATAGAAGTGAAAACCGTTAAGGCTAAAAAAGCGAACGTAACCACCATGGTGACTGCAACAGGAACCATAGAACCGATTACTCAAGTTGAAGTGGGTACACAAGTTTCAGGAGTTGTAGAAAAAATATATGTAGACTATAACAGTGTGGTTAAAGAAGGGCAACTCATTGCTGAGTTGGACAAAACAAATCTTAACGCTTCTAAAACACAAGCACAAGCCGCTTACGATAATGCTGTAAGTCAAAGAAACTACACAAAAACAATTTACGACAGACAAAAAACATTATATGATAATCAAGTGATAAGTAAATCTGATTTTGATGATGCACAATATAATTATCAAACAGCAAAAGGAACAGTTACTCAGCGTTATTCCGACTTACAACAAGCCAGAACTAATTTAGGATATGCTAATATTTACTCACCTATAAACGGCGTTGTGTTGTCAAGAGCCATAGATGAAGGGCAAACCGTTGCAGCAAGTTTAAGTACCCCAACCTTATTTACAATTGCTCAAGATTTAAAAGAAATGCAAGTTGAAGCAGATGTAGATGAAGCAGATATTGGGCAAGTAAAAGAAGGACAACGCGTTACATTTACAGTCGACGCTTACTTAGGCGAAACCTTTGAAGGTGTGGTTACACAAGTACGTTTAGACCCGACAGTCACTTCTAATGTAGTAACGTATACTGTTGTAATTAAAGCAGATAATCCAGATTTAAAACTTAAACCAGGATTAACAGCAACCATTTCTATTTACACTTTAGAATTGAATAATGTGCTAACTGCGGAAGCTAAAGCCATCAACTTTAAACCTGAAAGAGAAACTTTATCAACTTATAATTTACAACATCAATTATCAGATAATAATAGCAAATTGTCTCATACGGAAACTACACTTTGGGTATTGGGAAATAACGGAGCTATTACACCTAAAACAGTAACACTAGGTGCAAGTGATGGTGTTAATGTGCAAGTATTAAGTGGTGTTTTAGTAGGAGAAAAACTAGTGTATATTCTAAAAGGTATTGCTAAATCAGAAGCTAGTGCTGCTGCTAAAAGCGAAAGCCCCTTTATGCCACAACGTCCAGGAGGTAACAAGAAAAAATAGAAAACCATGAGTAAAGCAATCATAAAAATAGACGATTTAAAACGAGAGTTTACCATGGGAACAGAGACTGTTCATGCATTGAGAGGTATTTCGTTTAATATAAAAGAAGGGGAATTTGTAACCATAATGGGATCCAGTGGTTCAGGAAAAAGTACGTTGTTAAATATTTTAGGCTGTTTAGACCAACCCACTTTTGGAACCTATGAAATTGATGGTGTAAGTGTAAAAGACTTATCTAGAAATGAATTAGCAACCATTAGAAACGAAAAGATTGGGTTTATTTTTCAATCGTATAATTTATTGGCTAGAACATCGGCATTAGAAAATGTAGAACTCCCTTTATTATACAACAGTAAAGTATCAACTGAAGAACGCAGAGAAAGAGCTATTAAAGCACTAGAAATGGTTGGTTTAGCTGACAGAATGAATCATACACCATCAGAACTTTCGGGAGGACAACAACAACGTGTGGCTATTGCAAGATCGTTGGTTAATAACCCAGTTATGATATTAGCAGATGAAGCAACAGGAAATTTAGATACAAGAACCTCTTACGAGATTATGTCTTTATTTCAAGAATTAAACAAACAAGGTATTACTATTACGTTTGTAACCCACGAACCTGATATAGCAACCTTTAGTAGTAGAACCATAGTATTAAAAGATGGAGAAATTATGCAAGATTATTTAAATAATAATGTACAATCTGCAGCAAACGAATTAGCTAAATTACCTAAACAAGACGATTAATTATGAGACTATTAAATTTATTTAAAATCGCAACAAAAGCTATTGTTCTTAATAAAACAAGAACTTTATTGACAATGCTTGGTATTATTATAGGTGTGGCCTCTGTTATTGCTATGTTAGCCATTGGCGAAGGCTCTAAGGAGAGTATTCGTA
The genomic region above belongs to Mariniflexile litorale and contains:
- a CDS encoding ABC transporter ATP-binding protein; amino-acid sequence: MSKAIIKIDDLKREFTMGTETVHALRGISFNIKEGEFVTIMGSSGSGKSTLLNILGCLDQPTFGTYEIDGVSVKDLSRNELATIRNEKIGFIFQSYNLLARTSALENVELPLLYNSKVSTEERRERAIKALEMVGLADRMNHTPSELSGGQQQRVAIARSLVNNPVMILADEATGNLDTRTSYEIMSLFQELNKQGITITFVTHEPDIATFSSRTIVLKDGEIMQDYLNNNVQSAANELAKLPKQDD
- a CDS encoding efflux RND transporter periplasmic adaptor subunit, which gives rise to MKNKKNIIIGSVILIILAIVGYSFINRDDAMVIEVKTVKAKKANVTTMVTATGTIEPITQVEVGTQVSGVVEKIYVDYNSVVKEGQLIAELDKTNLNASKTQAQAAYDNAVSQRNYTKTIYDRQKTLYDNQVISKSDFDDAQYNYQTAKGTVTQRYSDLQQARTNLGYANIYSPINGVVLSRAIDEGQTVAASLSTPTLFTIAQDLKEMQVEADVDEADIGQVKEGQRVTFTVDAYLGETFEGVVTQVRLDPTVTSNVVTYTVVIKADNPDLKLKPGLTATISIYTLELNNVLTAEAKAINFKPERETLSTYNLQHQLSDNNSKLSHTETTLWVLGNNGAITPKTVTLGASDGVNVQVLSGVLVGEKLVYILKGIAKSEASAAAKSESPFMPQRPGGNKKK
- a CDS encoding TolC family protein, which codes for MKFYLIIASLLVTSFTFTQETPSNPSLKIWSLQDCIAYALENNITVKDAALNKNMAEIDYSKAKSSRLPNLFGSASQNFSSGNTIDPITSDYVTDQIHSTNVGVNSSITLFQGNQISNQIKQNKLWLEQSIFQEEVEKNNIVLNLLETYLQTLFSKESIAIAENNLAASEKEVLRAKARLDAGTIALSDYTEAQSQAATNKYNVITSKNNYQQYIIALKQLLELPPMEALEIETIDENMGVINPELNKIEVYSKALSFLPEIQASNLKIAANEKELDIAKGGFLPTLSLTGSLGSGYTSINDNTFSDQFNVNFNQRLGLSLSIPIFNRNQTKAAVKAASINIEKAQIQKQSTEKEVYKKVETTYQNAVSAQEQVIAAEASKNAAEQSYKLAQKKYELGDLSTTDLVISQNTFTNAQQNYLQAKYLNILYHQLLQFYQGNNINL